A window of the Motacilla alba alba isolate MOTALB_02 chromosome 17, Motacilla_alba_V1.0_pri, whole genome shotgun sequence genome harbors these coding sequences:
- the BARHL1 gene encoding barH-like 1 homeobox protein, whose protein sequence is MEGSTGFGIDSILSHRAGSPAVPKGDPLVGDGRSPLELSPRSEGSSGCPSPRSPGRECLEAAAPRPGLDAHLQPGQVSAPSQSRTVTSSFLIRDILADCKPLAACAPYSSTNGPHGGQEPAGRIPTKPGEDFREKMEKTTSSSSSDSEYKVKEEGDREISSSRDSPPVRLKKPRKARTAFTDHQLAQLERSFERQKYLSVQDRMELAASLNLTDTQVKTWYQNRRTKWKRQTAVGLELLAEAGNYSALQRMFPSPYFYPQSLVSNLDPGAALYLYRGPSAPPPALQRPLVPRILIHGLQGGSEPPPPLPPLPGVLPRAAQPR, encoded by the exons ATGGAGGGCTCCACCGGCTTTGGGATCGACTCCATCCTCTCCCACCGAGCCGGCAGCCCGGCCGTGCCCAAGGGGGACCCGCTGGTGGGGGACGGCCGGTCCCCGCTGGAGCTGAGCCCCCGCTCGGAGGGCAGCAGCGGGTGCCCCTCGCCCCGCTCCCCGGGCCGCGAGTGCCtggaggcggcggcgccgcggccgGGCCTGGACGCGCATCTCCAGCCGGGGCAGGTCTCGGCTCCCTCGCAGTCCCGGACCGtcacctcctccttcctcatCAGAGACATCCTGGCCGACTGCAAGCCCCTGGCCGCCTGCGCGCCTTACTCCAGCACCAATGGACCTCACGGCGGGCAGGAGCCGGCGGGCAGGATCCCCACCAAGCCCGGCGAGGATTTtagggagaaaatggaaaaaaccaccagcagctcctcctcggACTCGGAGTACAAAG TGAAAGAAGAAGGGGACCGAGAGATCTCCAGTTCCCGGGACAGTCCCCCGGTGCGGCTGAAAAAGCCGCGCAAAGCCCGCACCGCCTTCACCGACCATCAGCTGGCCCAGCTGGAGCGCAGCTTCGAGAGGCAAAAATACCTGAGCGTGCAGGACAGGATGGAACTGGCCGCCTCCCTCAACCTCACCGACACGCAGGTGAAAACGTGGTACCAGAACAGAAG GACCAAGTGGAAAAGGCAGACGGCGGtgggcctggagctgctggctgaggctggCAACTACTCAGCCCTCCAGAGGATGTTCCCCTCGCCCTACTTCTACCCGCAGAGTTTGGTCTCCAACCTGGACCCCGGCGCCGCCCTCTACCTGTACCGCGGACCCAGcgcgccgccccccgccctACAGAGACCCTTGGTGCCCCGCATCCTCATCCACGGACTGCAGGGCGGCAGCGAGCCCCCGCCGCCCCTGCCCCCGCTGCCCGGCGTCCTGCCCCGGGCAGCGCAGCCCCGGTGA